From a single Vitis vinifera cultivar Pinot Noir 40024 chromosome 18, ASM3070453v1 genomic region:
- the LOC132253082 gene encoding heavy metal-associated isoprenylated plant protein 2-like: MSKKTVVSVELLCSKCRQKVMKLIGAIEGITSVVLDPSKNTATVIGEADPVKIIKQVRKFKRSAMIVSIGPPKEEKKDYTSVSSQVHIHSLPKICQGCDAWYVVGEDYHICSIL; encoded by the coding sequence TTGTGTCAGTGGAACTACTCTGTTCAAAGTGCAGACAGAAGGTCATGAAGTTAATTGGTGCAATAGAAGGGATAACTTCTGTTGTTCTTGACCCTTCAAAAAATACTGCCACAGTAATTGGAGAAGCTGATCCAGTGAAAATTATCAAACAGGTGAGGAAGTTCAAAAGATCTGCAATGATTGTGAGTATAGGTCCTCCcaaggaagagaaaaaggatTACACGTCCGTGTCCTCCCAAGTCCATATTCATAGCCTTCCCAAGATCTGTCAGGGTTGTGATGCCTGGTATGTGGTCGGTGAAGATTATCATATATGTTCAATTCTGTAA